The DNA sequence tactagtcaatcatacatacaACTCTCTACACATTAAGTGTTCAAAACATTTATAAGTGGCCATAATAATATGATGATGAAGGTGAACATGGAAATTTCTCAAGAACTTGTAGGGCTTCTTTCATTGCTGGTCTCTTTTGTGGAACTGGTGATGCACAACTGTACCCTAACTTGAAGAGAGCCAGTAAGGGTTCCTCTTTGCCCTCCAACTCGCCTCTAATCGCCATATCCGCCATCCGAAAAGCGCGGTTCGGATCATCGACGGCTAGCCCAAGACCCTGGCCCAACTCATCCACAACCACAACTTTTCCCGTTATCAACTCCAGCAATATGACCCCAAATGAGTACACATCCCACTTGGGGTGGGGCTTTAGGCTCCGAAGTGACTCGGGCGCATGATAGGGCGACGTCCCCATCGAGCTAGGGCTCGGACTAGGGCCCGGACTGGGCCCTAACGCGAAATCTTGAAAGCTATCACGTGAAGCCGTCGACCTCTTGCTTCCGAAATTCCTAGTCGAGCTCCCTATTTTGTAGCTCGTATCACCGGACAAGAGCCTCTCGAGGCCAAAATCACCGACTTTGGGCTCCATATCAGCGCCGAGGAGAATGTTGGTGGGCTTGAGATTCCCGTGGACGTGCTTCTTCTCATGGAGGTACCCCAGCCCACGGGCCACCCCCTTGGCTATCCTCAACCTCGCTTCCCATGGTAGATGACAAGGCGACGAGCCCACCTTCCCTGAAACATTTTCACAGACGCCAGAATTAGCTTCGTACCTCTCAATTATAGCTCAAGTGTTGTCGGAATCATTTAGAATTTGTCACATTATGTGACTCCCatatcaaaacaaaaatgagaAGACAGATATGGAAAGTATCGAAGAGCCAAAGAGCAAacataaaacatagcatattaTGTGTTCCTAAAATAATTGGCTTCGCAGTATCATTATCAGAAGCACCAGAAAGAGAGTAAACTAGAAAAGACCACCGCACAGATATGGTTGACTTTAATCAGTTAAACCCCTACACCGTCAACGTCCAATGCGCAACTCAGCAAAAACCTACTGTATTCTACTAACGTGCGCACACAAAAAACAGCAGAACAGAGCAAAAAACAGAGCAGAAACAGAGAGACAAAGCTTACTGTAACGAGCATTGGCGAGGCTGCCATTTGGGACGAAATCATAGATGATGAGCTTTTCATCAACTCCCCAAAAGAACCCACGAACTCGAACCAGATTTGGGTGGACCAATTTCGCTACGAGCCGGATTTGGTTCTCGAAATCCTTGAACCGGTCGACACTATGCTCGCCGATTCTCCGAACCGCTAGACTACTCCCGTCTTCCAAAACCGCCTTGTACATTATACTAGAACCAGTAGCACCCAAAATGTAAGCTGATGCTTTAAGCAGAGTCTCGAGCTCTAGCTGCTTTTCGCCGTCCAGGGTCACCAATGTGCCGCCTTTGCTCTGTTCTTGCTCTGTTTGCCGTCTACTCTCACTACCCTTCTGACCATTCTGCTCCGTTTGAGCTTCTTCGCTGTAAGAGCTGCTGGAATCGGAGCTCTGCTCGTCTGGTTCGCCcttcttgtttctcaagcaAGACCACCGCGTGAACCCTCTtgattctgatgaagaagaagaccaatCCGTCACTACAGGGTTGGCTTCTTTCTTCAACGTAGTGACGTCGCCGCTTGTtgtcttctccttctccttctttttcttcctcaatCTGTACATGTACAAGAACACCATCGCGATAATTGCAATCCCAGCAATGTCGCCGGCCACGATTCCGAAGATCGTCGCCGCTTTGAGCCCGGATTGGGATTTTTCCGACGATCCCGGCGAGGTTTCATCTGCGATGGTGGAATTTCTCGTTCTGGGAATTGCGGCAAAAGCTGGAGGAGAATTGGGTGCACTGGAAGAAGGGGAAGAAGGAATAAGGCACGGGTTGTTCTCGGTTGCTTCGCCGCACAGATCAGGGTTGCCGCGAAACGCCGCCGTTTCCTGGTTCAAGAAAGCCGGAGATTCCGGGACTTCGCCGGTGAGGTTGTTAAAGGAGAGATCAAGGGTCGCATTACCGGGAATTTTCTCGGCGAAGTTAGCTGGGATTGCGCCGGAGATTCCGTTGTGGGAGACGTTAAAGTAACGGAGACTGTCGCCGCCGAAATCCGACGGCAGAGATCCGTTGATCAGATTCGAAGACAGATCCAAAACCTCCACGGCTGCAAACCCAGTCGGAATTTCGCCGGAGAAGTAATTGTTCTTGAGAGAAATCACAGTCAAGTTGCTCAGAGAAGCAAGATTACTGGGTATCTTCCCCTCCAAGGCATTATCAGAGAGGTTAAGAAGCTGGAGATTTTTGGGCCCTGAAATGGTTTCTGGTAGCGGACCAAGTATTCGATTGAATGCCAAGTCCAAAACTTGAAGCTGGGTTGCGTTGAACAGAGACTGCGGAAGAGACCCATTGAGGGAATTGTCGGAAAGATTGAGGCTTTGAAGGTGTTCGATCATGCCAAGATTGGCAGGGATCGAACCCACAAGCGCAGAGCTGGGCAGAGCTAGGCCTATGACTCTAGGGTAGAAGATATTTTCAGGAGGAGTGAGAATTGTGGCGCAGGTCACACCTCGCCATGAACATGGTGTTGTATCGTAGGGGTTCCAAGTTTGAAGAACTCGCTGAGGGTCTTGGAGGATAGAGAGTTTAAAGGAGAGGAGAAGAAGACCGTCTGTGTCGAGCCCAGAAGAGCATTGAGCTAGAAGAGtgagaagtagaagaagaagaagaagaggagtggGGTTTAGGGAGGTCATGTTTTTTGTGGAGTGTGTGGTTCATAATCATAACCCACATCTCtctcctgaagaagaagaagaagagcagagAGAGCGTAAGTGACGAGTAAGAGAGGCCATGTGAAAAGGCTACTACAGCTAGCTTTGGTACCAAAATGCTCTGTAAATTATGGAGGTGATCTGCGGCAGCTGAAAGATATATAAATTAAGGCTCTGAGAAATGATTAAATGCCTTCTTGTTTTgttgcttctctctctccctctccctctctctctctctctctctctctctgcgctgCTCTCatttaagaaacaaagaaagggaGGAGGCGAATAGCATCTTGGCTACATGACATGTAGGTGGAGTTGGGGGGTTACAGAACCCTCTCTGAGATTTCGATTGACTTTTTGCAaaccctcttgttttattttattaagtgcTCCTTACAATATAATATTACTGGCTGTAACGCTTGAGTAAAATTTACTTAATGACTTGAGTCAATCTTCTTCCAGTGACAAAATCCATAAATTCTTTGAAAACTTTTTTCAGTTCACACAAAGTTATGGTTCATCAATACATGAGCAATCTTTTATTCATTTACTTATCACATTCGATATTTCTCTTCCGTCTTTGAAACATTTCAATGAACATCTTATTGTTTCtcaatttaaagaaaataatgaagCAATGAGTAGTTGCCTTAATAAGTAACAATAATATTTGAGTTGGACGGTTCTGTTCACTCGCCCACATGCCTCTATTTAAATTTGTGAATGCCTGCAGCTCGATTGAAAAATTGAGTATAAATAGTGAAATTTACACACATGAGTGAAACATTTATAATATGATCAATCTTAATACAAAAGGCAGTGAACTGAACTATTTCGCTTTGTGTCTGTCCTAGTCATAAGTAATATAAATTCATCCGAGCATTCAGAACATTATCATTGTTGGATTATTAACAAATTTTCTCATTTGGACTAGCAGGTATTAAATTATGAACTGCTGTTTATGGAGGCATGCATCATAGCAAGGTGTGTCCCAACTTTAAAGTTTAGGTCTTTATCATTGCAAAGTACCATTGGTAATAACTAAAAGCCCCAGTAGACAGGGCACATTGATTAACATGGTACAAGTAAATACACCTTACTGCACAATGGGGACCCAAAACTTTGTGATGAAGCAATTAAGCACAATGTAGGAGAAGTTTTTATTTTCCAGAAATCAGAAGAGGTCCTGCTTTCATTTTGATAGCTCCAACCTGTCCTCATTTTGATGCTACACAGCGTCAAAAGGACCACCATATCTCCTTTTGATCTTATGTTATAATTTTTGAAATACCAAACCCATTGAATTTATTGGCACCAACCCTAATTTTGGGTTCTTCACTGCATTAAGGAATCTACTTACTATTCACCATGGAATGCATTATTACGCTTCTTTAATTACCCCTTTGCTTTCTATGATTCTTTATGTGACACCAGCTTTACTAACCCTTTTGGCTCTTTATAGGAAAAATGACTCAAAAAGAGTGAGTAGGTGATCAGTTTTGGATTTAATTAATCCAAGATTTGAGAGGGGTGGACCATTCTTGCATGAACAACAAAGACTAGGATAGTCTTACTTTGTTAACAAAAGCTCCTTTTACCCCTATGCTTTAAGGAGCTTAGAGATCTATCCCTTTCTTGATTCAAGGAATAAAATGTTGGGTTAAAAAGCTCCAAAGCAAacttatctttttctttatttttagaAAGCAGGTAAATGATCCTACAGAGGGAAGAGAAAGCCAGGAATGGTGCACTGCTGAAGTTGGTGGTTGGGCCATGGCTGTTTGAGGAAGACCACCAAAAGATGTAGCTTTTCAAAatgtcaattttggatccaccaAAGCTAAGAACAATGACATGATCTTGACAATGAACAATGTTAAGACTGTACTTAATTAGCATCTTCTTAAGTGCTTCGGTTTGAACTCTGACGTGTCAAACAAATGCTAGTTTAGTCATGGGATATTTGAATAAAATAGATAAACACTTCTCTACGTTTGTTGTTGAACGTTGACAATCTTCTCATTTCAAAGATTTCATTACTTTGTTCTGACAAAATGAGAGTATAGAACTTAGTCAAAAAGTCATAAGTTCAACCGTGCTTAGGGAGTACTCGAATCTCATTCTATTGAACTCTAATAAATCATATTCGATAGTATTACTATAGAcgatttgataattaataataCACGGTTAAAATCTAGAAGTTAAAAAAGTACCTTCATAGGGTACGAAATTCAATTCCTTGCATCAATCTTCATTGAAGTCATATTTTGAGTTGATGTATTGTAAGAAAATATATAACTCTTATCAAAACAACAATATTTATTTTGACAAAATATGAAAGAGGAAAAACAGTAAGACCGAGCTGTACGTAAGAAATTGTTGTTCAATGGTGGCCCTATAAACTATAAGAATCATAAaccgttaattttttttacagtGATAATGTACAAATCAAAGCATACTAATATTTTAAGTTGGGGATGTAGCTCATATAAAAAGCATTCATAGTGTACTGGTTCGATTAGATTgaagttttgttttctagttgatGTATCGTCAAAAATTATATGACTGTAGagaaaagttatatatatacacaatgcAACTCTTGACAGACGTATATTATGACAAACTAtgcaagaatttttttttttttcctttattcaaGGACAGCGCTCTATGAAATTGTACGTTGTTCAGTATTCTCTATAATCTCATTCAATTTTaactgctttcttcttcttctttttaatttgcttgtttgttttgtttgtcaTTGTATCTCATAATTTGCTAAAGCA is a window from the Rosa chinensis cultivar Old Blush chromosome 2, RchiOBHm-V2, whole genome shotgun sequence genome containing:
- the LOC112188351 gene encoding probable LRR receptor-like serine/threonine-protein kinase At4g37250, which encodes MTSLNPTPLLLLLLLLTLLAQCSSGLDTDGLLLLSFKLSILQDPQRVLQTWNPYDTTPCSWRGVTCATILTPPENIFYPRVIGLALPSSALVGSIPANLGMIEHLQSLNLSDNSLNGSLPQSLFNATQLQVLDLAFNRILGPLPETISGPKNLQLLNLSDNALEGKIPSNLASLSNLTVISLKNNYFSGEIPTGFAAVEVLDLSSNLINGSLPSDFGGDSLRYFNVSHNGISGAIPANFAEKIPGNATLDLSFNNLTGEVPESPAFLNQETAAFRGNPDLCGEATENNPCLIPSSPSSSAPNSPPAFAAIPRTRNSTIADETSPGSSEKSQSGLKAATIFGIVAGDIAGIAIIAMVFLYMYRLRKKKKEKEKTTSGDVTTLKKEANPVVTDWSSSSSESRGFTRWSCLRNKKGEPDEQSSDSSSSYSEEAQTEQNGQKGSESRRQTEQEQSKGGTLVTLDGEKQLELETLLKASAYILGATGSSIMYKAVLEDGSSLAVRRIGEHSVDRFKDFENQIRLVAKLVHPNLVRVRGFFWGVDEKLIIYDFVPNGSLANARYRKVGSSPCHLPWEARLRIAKGVARGLGYLHEKKHVHGNLKPTNILLGADMEPKVGDFGLERLLSGDTSYKIGSSTRNFGSKRSTASRDSFQDFALGPSPGPSPSPSSMGTSPYHAPESLRSLKPHPKWDVYSFGVILLELITGKVVVVDELGQGLGLAVDDPNRAFRMADMAIRGELEGKEEPLLALFKLGYSCASPVPQKRPAMKEALQVLEKFPCSPSSSYYYGHL